A portion of the Anaerolineales bacterium genome contains these proteins:
- a CDS encoding GNAT family N-acetyltransferase yields the protein MLHPLPIELVRASWRDLRAVSALEEACFGSDAWPWIDVLAALSLPDAVRLKAQTDARLVGFVFGERRDRRRVGWISSLAVDPAFQRQGTGRELLRRCERQLATASLRLALRRTNEPALALYLSEGYRQIEVWPGYYRDGEDGLVMGKPGPAG from the coding sequence TTGCTGCATCCCCTCCCCATCGAACTTGTGCGTGCCTCCTGGAGAGACCTGCGGGCCGTCTCGGCGCTCGAGGAGGCGTGTTTCGGTTCCGACGCCTGGCCATGGATCGACGTCCTGGCCGCTTTGTCGTTGCCCGATGCGGTGCGCCTCAAGGCTCAAACGGATGCCAGGCTCGTAGGCTTCGTTTTCGGCGAGCGCCGCGACCGGCGCCGGGTGGGCTGGATCTCTTCTCTGGCGGTCGACCCGGCGTTCCAGCGCCAGGGAACCGGCCGGGAGCTGCTGCGGCGCTGTGAGCGCCAGCTGGCGACGGCCAGCCTGCGCCTGGCGCTGCGCCGAACGAATGAGCCCGCCCTAGCCTTGTACCTCAGCGAGGGTTACCGGCAGATCGAGGTCTGGCCAGGCTACTACCGAGATGGGGAGGACGGCCTGGTCATGGGCAAGCCCGGGCCGGCGGGCTGA
- the rplI gene encoding 50S ribosomal protein L9 yields the protein MRVLLLKDVYKLGRAGDIKKVADGFGRNFLVPQGLAMMATPGAIKQADRIRRVASVERTRLNQELGAVAERLNGLQVVFATKAGETGKLYGSITHQMIAEAIEKATGVQVERRQIDCQPVKTLGVHKARIRLTVDLIPEVQVVVHREGEPPESAFEQRPVVVAVVEAADDLVDDEAGQDELAVSEIESEPED from the coding sequence ATGAGAGTACTGTTGCTGAAGGACGTCTACAAACTCGGCCGCGCCGGCGATATAAAGAAGGTGGCCGACGGCTTCGGCCGCAACTTCCTGGTGCCCCAGGGTCTAGCCATGATGGCCACCCCGGGGGCGATCAAGCAGGCCGATCGCATCCGCCGCGTGGCTTCCGTGGAGCGAACGCGTCTGAACCAGGAATTGGGGGCCGTCGCCGAGCGGTTGAACGGTCTGCAAGTGGTCTTCGCCACCAAGGCCGGGGAGACCGGCAAGCTGTACGGGTCCATCACCCACCAGATGATCGCCGAGGCGATTGAGAAGGCGACCGGGGTACAGGTGGAGCGGCGCCAGATCGACTGCCAGCCAGTGAAGACGCTGGGGGTTCACAAGGCCCGGATTCGCTTGACGGTTGACCTGATTCCCGAGGTGCAGGTGGTCGTGCATCGCGAGGGCGAGCCGCCCGAGTCGGCTTTCGAGCAGCGACCGGTGGTGGTTGCCGTGGTCGAGGCCGCCGACGACCTGGTCGACGACGAGGCCGGGCAGGATGAACTGGCGGTTTCCGAGATCGAGTCGGAACCGGAAGACTGA